A genomic stretch from Edaphobacter aggregans includes:
- a CDS encoding PadR family transcriptional regulator, which yields MFGAGDLRFVILQLISEKPSHGYEIIKSIQERLGGMYAPSPGVVYPMLTMLEEMGHATVVSEGARKLYTITEEGSKALAENKAVVEALFARMDRTRTEQANDRAPQIERAVENFRMALRMKAGPLTTEQIHAITDIIDAAAKQIERV from the coding sequence ATGTTCGGTGCGGGCGATTTGCGCTTTGTCATTCTTCAGCTGATCTCGGAGAAGCCGAGCCATGGCTACGAGATCATCAAGTCGATTCAGGAGCGTCTGGGGGGCATGTATGCTCCGAGTCCGGGCGTAGTGTATCCGATGCTGACGATGCTGGAGGAGATGGGCCACGCAACGGTGGTATCGGAGGGAGCGCGGAAGCTCTACACGATCACGGAAGAAGGGTCGAAGGCATTGGCTGAGAACAAGGCCGTGGTCGAGGCGCTCTTTGCCCGGATGGACCGGACGCGAACGGAGCAGGCGAATGATCGCGCACCGCAGATTGAGCGGGCCGTCGAAAACTTTCGCATGGCGTTGCGGATGAAGGCTGGTCCGTTGACGACGGAACAGATTCACGCGATCACCGACATTATCGATGCGGCGGCGAAGCAGATTGAGAGGGTCTAA
- a CDS encoding tetratricopeptide repeat protein yields the protein MRTILLLALLVCPGATMAQMDRTDEIVTKAITAMGGIEKIHALHSLVFRGFHYEGAYKQEYAGSRQSSAVMVRMRPGLRLVGCRPEIPGCTGQWGRIVEGFDGSRGWELNWPKQRLVRTINKAERALHCGAAFDYAFIDYRQRGFRASYLGRKSVLGESLEAVQINRDDCGPPMMYYFDPASFELRMREMTIPIHARGDAVDTIAVSKSFKTVNGVKLISREEEVNAKTGDVIDGAEWTSIEANTIDDRKIFEAPEVHPVGITAVVLQMLARTQDATPAQMMELYTKFRASDEGRNTDVVYDMNWLGFELLKVDRYDYALPVFRELIEENPQSGSAYASLGEAYLQMKDDAKALEAFQHAVNLGLKNEDVLRKLSRLQKASQGS from the coding sequence ATGAGAACGATTCTGCTGCTCGCATTATTGGTTTGCCCTGGCGCGACCATGGCGCAGATGGACCGCACAGACGAGATCGTGACGAAGGCCATTACGGCGATGGGTGGGATTGAAAAGATTCATGCTCTCCATAGCCTTGTATTTCGCGGCTTTCACTACGAGGGCGCCTACAAGCAGGAGTACGCAGGCAGCAGGCAGTCCAGCGCCGTCATGGTCCGGATGCGGCCCGGGCTGCGGCTCGTAGGCTGCCGCCCGGAGATCCCCGGATGCACCGGACAGTGGGGCCGGATCGTAGAAGGCTTCGACGGCTCCCGCGGCTGGGAGCTGAACTGGCCAAAGCAGCGGCTTGTCAGAACCATCAACAAAGCCGAGCGAGCGCTGCATTGCGGGGCTGCATTCGACTATGCGTTCATCGACTACAGGCAACGCGGATTTCGTGCGAGCTATTTGGGACGCAAGTCCGTTCTCGGAGAGAGCCTGGAGGCAGTCCAAATCAACCGCGATGACTGTGGGCCTCCGATGATGTACTACTTCGACCCCGCAAGCTTTGAACTTCGGATGAGGGAAATGACAATCCCCATACACGCGCGCGGAGATGCAGTGGATACGATCGCTGTGTCGAAGAGCTTCAAAACCGTGAACGGCGTGAAGCTGATCTCGCGAGAAGAGGAGGTCAATGCGAAGACGGGCGATGTGATCGATGGAGCAGAGTGGACATCCATCGAAGCCAACACCATCGATGACAGAAAGATCTTCGAGGCGCCCGAAGTCCACCCGGTGGGGATCACTGCCGTAGTCCTCCAAATGCTTGCCCGCACACAGGACGCCACGCCGGCACAGATGATGGAGCTCTACACGAAGTTTCGCGCCAGCGACGAGGGCCGTAACACTGACGTGGTCTACGACATGAACTGGCTTGGATTCGAGCTCCTGAAAGTCGACCGCTACGATTACGCGCTACCCGTCTTTAGGGAGCTAATCGAAGAGAACCCGCAATCAGGCTCAGCCTATGCGAGCCTCGGAGAGGCCTATCTCCAGATGAAGGATGATGCAAAGGCGCTGGAAGCATTTCAACATGCGGTGAATCTCGGATTGAAGAACGAGGATGTTCTGAGGAAGCTAAGCAGATTGCAGAAAGCGTCCCAAGGCTCGTAA
- a CDS encoding POTRA domain-containing protein: MRMLVGILFLSTLVNCGLGQEFSSKPSEAAAKIRVHRLSIEANGLPNDDRERITHSLEHCTCLQEELWPRILMAFRDLGYFKALVDEPKVFAVGQTEGTRDVDVSVKVDQGAQYRLADIRIEKAVLFPADRLRNLFSLQTGDLFNATHIGEGLEQMRKLYATEGYVDFVATPTPRIDESRRTVDLVIQVDEGKPYDFGRLFLDGTEPHAGAAKELMESWKTLQGKRYTPLLLNRWLTANTSRPGPVDADRMVDPMIDPESHVVNIKLLLP, encoded by the coding sequence ATGCGCATGTTGGTTGGCATTCTCTTCCTATCGACCCTCGTCAACTGTGGACTCGGACAAGAGTTCTCTTCGAAACCATCAGAAGCAGCTGCCAAGATACGCGTTCACAGATTGTCGATCGAGGCGAACGGCCTTCCAAACGATGACCGTGAGCGGATTACTCACTCGCTCGAGCACTGCACCTGCCTTCAAGAGGAACTTTGGCCTCGCATCCTGATGGCTTTTCGAGATTTGGGCTATTTCAAAGCTCTTGTCGATGAGCCGAAGGTCTTCGCCGTCGGCCAAACCGAAGGGACGAGGGACGTCGACGTCTCCGTCAAAGTGGATCAGGGCGCCCAGTACCGTCTCGCCGACATACGCATCGAGAAAGCAGTACTATTCCCTGCTGATCGATTGCGGAACCTGTTCTCACTCCAAACAGGCGACCTCTTCAATGCGACGCATATTGGCGAAGGACTGGAGCAGATGAGGAAGCTCTACGCGACGGAAGGATACGTCGACTTTGTTGCAACGCCGACACCACGGATAGACGAATCACGCCGTACCGTCGATCTGGTCATTCAAGTAGATGAGGGGAAGCCCTATGACTTTGGCCGCCTGTTTCTCGATGGGACAGAGCCTCATGCCGGTGCCGCTAAAGAACTCATGGAATCCTGGAAAACATTGCAAGGCAAACGCTACACTCCGCTTTTGCTGAACCGCTGGCTTACGGCGAATACATCAAGGCCGGGGCCAGTAGACGCGGACCGGATGGTCGACCCAATGATAGATCCGGAATCGCATGTAGTTAACATCAAGCTCCTGCTTCCCTAG
- a CDS encoding phosphatidate cytidylyltransferase: protein MKRILTALILILAVFALIFFGQLWMITLAAAIVAELATYEYLKLAAVGAESHGAQLRIPIWWMALGTALAFVVTLPNFPVEAQLPVLSAITLALFAWNGFRAPLIQVLPDTAQGLFGLIWIAYPLTLIPLLWKKEDGPALVVFLMVCVWAGDIAALYIGRAFGKHKLAPRLSPGKTWEGSIASIIGSILAAALVVWIGDLLTIRGNLLLHITEPLWQTLILAGILNIAAQLGDLLESAVKRGAGVKDSGTMLPGHGGILDRIDALLLATPVLWFVLLLKDTFSLGRF, encoded by the coding sequence ATGAAACGAATCCTCACCGCACTCATTCTCATCCTCGCCGTCTTCGCGCTCATCTTCTTCGGTCAGCTCTGGATGATCACCCTCGCCGCGGCCATCGTCGCCGAACTGGCGACCTACGAGTACCTCAAGCTCGCCGCCGTCGGTGCCGAATCCCACGGAGCACAGCTCCGCATCCCCATCTGGTGGATGGCCCTCGGCACCGCGCTCGCCTTCGTCGTCACCTTGCCCAACTTCCCCGTCGAAGCCCAGCTTCCCGTCCTCAGCGCCATCACCCTCGCTCTCTTCGCCTGGAACGGCTTTCGCGCCCCGCTCATCCAGGTCCTGCCTGACACCGCCCAGGGACTCTTCGGCCTCATCTGGATCGCCTACCCCCTCACCCTCATCCCCCTGCTCTGGAAGAAAGAAGACGGCCCCGCCCTCGTCGTCTTCCTCATGGTCTGCGTCTGGGCCGGAGACATTGCCGCCCTCTACATCGGCCGCGCCTTCGGGAAGCACAAGCTGGCCCCGCGCCTCAGCCCGGGCAAAACCTGGGAAGGCTCCATCGCCTCCATCATCGGCAGCATCCTGGCCGCCGCACTCGTCGTCTGGATCGGCGACCTCCTCACGATCCGCGGCAACCTTCTCCTCCACATCACCGAGCCTCTCTGGCAGACCCTCATTCTCGCCGGCATCCTGAACATCGCCGCCCAGCTCGGCGACCTCCTCGAATCCGCCGTCAAGCGTGGAGCAGGCGTCAAAGACTCCGGCACCATGCTCCCCGGCCACGGAGGCATTCTCGACCGCATCGATGCTCTTCTGCTTGCCACCCCCGTCCTTTGGTTCGTCCTCCTGCTCAAGGACACCTTCAGCCTGGGCCGCTTCTAA
- a CDS encoding DUF2092 domain-containing protein, translating to MNLPEKPSTHSDRQPTKIHRIGSKTLRLMLLLAIAGILLCRPIGSPVLAKAAQQADAAPAIDPDAMEALNKMGAYLRSLKSFQVEGDVTNDDVLQDGQIIQNSSKVNLLAAKPNRMRVEVTSDAKHRLFLYDGKNFTVWGKLVNYYATVPAPPTIRELFTDIEDKYGIELPLVDLFKWGTDEADIKKITSAVDIGPTTINGVTCEQYAFRQEGLDWQIWIQLGDYPLPLKFVIRTLSDEARPQHSDTLTWNLAPSFNDAAFVFDPPPDAQRILLAEQKPANQ from the coding sequence ATGAACCTGCCCGAAAAGCCTTCAACACACTCCGATCGTCAACCCACAAAAATCCACCGGATCGGTTCAAAGACTCTTAGGCTCATGCTCCTCTTGGCCATAGCTGGAATCCTTCTTTGCCGCCCCATCGGATCCCCTGTTCTTGCGAAAGCCGCACAACAGGCCGACGCCGCCCCTGCAATCGATCCCGACGCCATGGAAGCCCTCAACAAAATGGGAGCCTATCTTCGCAGCTTGAAATCCTTTCAGGTGGAAGGCGATGTCACGAACGACGATGTTCTCCAGGATGGACAGATCATCCAAAACTCCTCCAAGGTGAATCTCCTGGCCGCCAAGCCCAATCGCATGCGCGTCGAGGTTACCAGCGATGCGAAACACAGGCTCTTTCTCTACGATGGCAAAAACTTTACCGTCTGGGGAAAGCTCGTCAACTACTACGCCACGGTCCCCGCTCCCCCCACCATCCGCGAACTCTTCACTGACATCGAGGACAAATACGGCATCGAGCTTCCGCTCGTCGATCTCTTCAAATGGGGGACCGATGAAGCGGATATCAAAAAAATCACATCCGCCGTCGATATCGGACCAACCACGATCAATGGCGTGACCTGCGAACAATATGCCTTTCGTCAGGAAGGCCTCGATTGGCAGATATGGATTCAACTCGGCGACTACCCTCTGCCTCTCAAATTCGTCATCCGCACCCTCTCCGATGAAGCCAGACCCCAGCACAGCGATACGCTGACCTGGAACCTGGCGCCTTCCTTCAACGATGCCGCCTTTGTCTTCGATCCGCCGCCTGATGCCCAGCGCATTCTCCTCGCGGAACAAAAGCCCGCCAACCAATAA
- a CDS encoding DUF6515 family protein, with protein MKRSAQIFAIFVIAVLVSGMTLLAQRGGRGGGGGGAARGGGQPRSSAQSSVNRPTNTGGAQNRGNAGAANQNRANTANANQNRNANQNVNRNANVNQNANVNRNVNVNQNVNVNRDVNVNGNYGGSYYGGGCCYHPVATAAAITGAAVVTAAVVGSIVNSPPSGCVTQIVGGLSYQQCGSTWYQPQFSGGNTTYIVVNPPH; from the coding sequence ATGAAGCGATCAGCTCAAATCTTTGCCATATTCGTCATCGCCGTCCTAGTCTCTGGAATGACACTTCTTGCTCAACGCGGAGGTCGTGGTGGCGGCGGTGGTGGTGCCGCACGTGGCGGTGGCCAGCCACGGAGCAGCGCACAATCCAGTGTCAACCGCCCCACCAACACCGGCGGCGCCCAGAACCGCGGTAATGCAGGCGCCGCCAACCAGAACCGCGCCAACACAGCCAACGCCAACCAGAACCGCAACGCCAACCAGAACGTCAACCGCAACGCCAACGTTAACCAGAACGCCAACGTCAACCGCAACGTAAACGTCAATCAGAACGTGAACGTCAATCGCGATGTCAACGTCAACGGCAACTACGGTGGCAGTTACTACGGTGGCGGATGCTGCTATCACCCGGTCGCAACTGCGGCTGCAATCACCGGCGCAGCGGTAGTCACGGCAGCGGTCGTCGGTTCGATCGTCAACTCCCCACCATCAGGCTGCGTAACGCAAATTGTCGGCGGATTGTCCTATCAGCAGTGCGGCAGCACCTGGTACCAGCCTCAGTTTTCAGGAGGCAACACAACCTACATCGTGGTCAATCCGCCCCATTAA
- a CDS encoding 1-deoxy-D-xylulose-5-phosphate reductoisomerase has translation MKKLAILGSTGSIGNSTLSICESFPDRYQIISLAAGRNVDAAFDQCLRWSPKVISVATEKLAADLTTRLRAAGHAGTDVLHGTAGTIHAATLPEVDFVVSAIVGVAGLEATYAAVKAGKTIGLANKECLVAAGELIIAAAHEHKVSLLPIDSEHNAVHQCMRGGRCSEVRQVWLTASGGPFRNTPLADFEHITPAQALKHPTWVMGQRITIDSATMMNKGFEVIEACRLFSLPPAQVRTTIHPQSTVHSLVEFVDGSILAQISVTDMRLPILYALAYPERVDVEGKVDLTFDLAALSQLDFSQPDYARFPCLRLAYEAAEAGGKAPIALNAADEITVAAFLEGSIPFMGIPRTIEQVLSLTSGPRPSSIHEVLQADLAARECAREVIARQSTGVLR, from the coding sequence GTGAAGAAACTCGCAATCCTCGGCTCCACCGGCTCCATCGGCAACTCAACCCTCTCCATCTGCGAGTCCTTCCCCGATCGTTACCAGATCATCTCCCTCGCCGCAGGCCGCAACGTCGACGCCGCATTCGACCAGTGCCTCCGCTGGAGCCCGAAGGTCATCTCAGTAGCCACCGAGAAGCTCGCTGCCGATCTAACCACCCGCCTCCGCGCCGCAGGCCACGCCGGTACCGACGTCCTCCACGGCACCGCCGGAACCATCCACGCCGCCACGCTCCCCGAGGTCGACTTCGTAGTCTCCGCCATCGTCGGTGTCGCCGGCCTCGAAGCCACCTATGCCGCCGTCAAAGCCGGAAAAACCATCGGCCTCGCCAACAAGGAGTGCCTCGTAGCTGCAGGCGAGCTCATCATCGCCGCCGCCCACGAACACAAGGTGTCCCTCCTTCCCATCGACTCCGAGCACAACGCCGTCCATCAGTGCATGCGCGGCGGCCGCTGCTCCGAGGTCCGTCAGGTCTGGCTCACCGCCTCCGGAGGCCCCTTCCGCAACACCCCATTAGCCGACTTCGAGCACATCACCCCTGCACAGGCCCTCAAGCACCCCACCTGGGTCATGGGCCAGCGCATCACCATCGACTCAGCTACCATGATGAACAAGGGCTTCGAGGTCATCGAGGCCTGCCGCCTCTTCTCCCTACCCCCCGCCCAGGTCCGAACCACCATCCACCCCCAGTCCACCGTCCACTCCCTCGTCGAATTTGTCGACGGCAGCATCCTCGCCCAGATCTCGGTCACCGACATGCGCCTCCCCATCCTCTACGCCCTCGCCTACCCCGAACGCGTCGACGTGGAAGGCAAAGTCGACCTCACCTTCGACCTCGCCGCATTGAGCCAATTGGATTTCTCCCAACCCGACTACGCCCGATTCCCCTGCCTCCGCCTCGCCTACGAGGCCGCCGAAGCCGGAGGAAAGGCCCCCATCGCCCTCAACGCAGCCGACGAGATCACGGTAGCCGCCTTCCTCGAAGGTAGTATCCCCTTCATGGGCATCCCGCGTACAATAGAACAAGTGCTGTCGCTAACATCGGGCCCAAGGCCGTCGTCTATCCACGAGGTGCTTCAAGCTGATCTTGCCGCGCGCGAGTGTGCACGCGAAGTGATTGCCCGCCAGTCCACCGGCGTTCTACGATAG
- the rseP gene encoding RIP metalloprotease RseP, which produces MSTIFELAIVLGIMVLVHEFGHFAVAKLCGIRVETFSIGFGKRLFGFRRGDTDYRISLLPLGGYVKMAGDNPGEAPTGDPGEFNAHPRWQRILVALAGPFANFALALGLMTGVYMLHNEVQEYISGPAQTDYIPAKTQATTTGIQAGDLIVHYDTVENPTWDQVAIRSLLNINQPVAFSYLHNGQRTDTRILVESKGGPDNFSLDRLGLIPKMQPTPVQVDSLEPNMPAIRAGLQPKDQILSIDGLQLHSVPALLAHLQDQAGKPASLVILRDGQQVPMQITPELADRGDGVKDYRLGFKYVQPPVKVERLPLSKAMVASWDYNKKGSLLIVEVLRRMFTRQVSVRSLSGPIGIGTQIHQAVQMPGWMPLIGLMSYISLNLGIFNLLPIPILDGGMILFLLIESVLRRDLNQQLKERVYQVAFVCILIFAVMVIFNDLTKLNLFTRLKP; this is translated from the coding sequence ATGTCAACAATCTTCGAACTTGCCATCGTCCTTGGCATCATGGTTCTCGTCCACGAATTTGGCCACTTCGCCGTCGCCAAGCTCTGCGGCATCCGCGTCGAAACCTTCTCCATCGGCTTCGGCAAGCGCCTCTTCGGCTTCAGGCGCGGCGACACCGACTACCGCATCTCCCTCCTACCCCTCGGCGGCTACGTCAAGATGGCTGGCGACAACCCCGGCGAAGCCCCCACAGGCGACCCCGGTGAGTTCAACGCCCACCCCCGCTGGCAGCGCATCCTCGTCGCACTCGCAGGCCCCTTCGCCAACTTCGCCCTCGCCCTCGGCCTCATGACCGGCGTCTACATGCTCCACAACGAGGTCCAGGAGTACATCAGCGGCCCCGCCCAGACCGATTACATCCCGGCCAAAACCCAGGCCACCACCACCGGCATCCAGGCCGGCGACCTCATCGTCCACTACGACACCGTCGAGAATCCCACCTGGGATCAGGTAGCCATCCGCTCCCTGCTCAACATCAATCAGCCGGTGGCCTTCTCCTACCTCCACAACGGACAGCGCACCGACACCAGGATCCTCGTCGAATCCAAAGGCGGCCCGGACAACTTCTCCCTCGACAGGCTCGGCCTCATCCCCAAGATGCAGCCCACGCCAGTCCAGGTCGACTCCCTTGAGCCCAACATGCCCGCCATCCGCGCCGGCCTCCAGCCCAAGGACCAGATCCTCTCCATCGACGGCCTCCAGCTCCACTCCGTACCCGCCCTGCTCGCCCACCTGCAGGACCAGGCCGGCAAGCCCGCATCACTCGTGATCCTCCGCGACGGACAGCAAGTGCCCATGCAGATCACGCCCGAGCTCGCTGATCGTGGCGACGGCGTCAAGGACTACCGCCTCGGCTTCAAGTACGTCCAGCCCCCCGTCAAGGTAGAGCGCCTGCCCCTCAGCAAGGCCATGGTCGCCTCGTGGGATTACAACAAAAAGGGCTCCCTGCTCATCGTCGAAGTCCTCCGCCGCATGTTCACGCGTCAGGTCTCGGTTCGCAGCCTGAGCGGCCCCATCGGCATCGGCACCCAGATCCACCAGGCCGTTCAGATGCCCGGTTGGATGCCCCTCATCGGCCTGATGTCCTACATCAGCCTGAACCTCGGCATCTTCAACCTCCTGCCGATCCCCATCCTCGACGGCGGCATGATCCTGTTCCTCCTGATCGAAAGCGTCCTTCGCCGCGATCTCAATCAGCAACTCAAAGAGCGCGTCTACCAGGTCGCCTTCGTCTGCATCCTGATCTTCGCCGTCATGGTCATCTTCAACGACCTGACCAAACTCAACCTCTTCACCAGACTCAAGCCCTAA
- a CDS encoding DHH family phosphoesterase, with product MECRVFYHDKCFDGACSASVFTRFHRECVKTADQFSYHGLVHRAGALFDERDFLDVSHGDENAIVDFKYSASPKVTWWFDHHLSAFLTPEDQKDFERGQADGSQVMWKFFDPSYTSCTSFIAHIGKTKFGFDVAPLAELIKWADIVDGAKYESAKAAVEMAAPAMKLTMVIESTQDDSLVKRLIPLLTEMPLQEVLDQPFVQELLGPLMERHWAGLELIRSRASLDKGVITFDITDQPTEGYNKFIPYYLFPDGTYNVGLSKSSFRTKVAVGTNPWTPLPAEKLVNLAAICERYGGGGHARVGAVSFPPDREDEARKAAGEIAAELRERGFVS from the coding sequence TTGGAATGCCGTGTTTTTTATCACGATAAATGTTTCGATGGGGCTTGCTCGGCCTCGGTGTTTACGCGGTTTCACCGGGAGTGCGTGAAGACCGCCGATCAGTTTTCGTATCACGGGCTGGTGCATCGCGCGGGTGCGCTGTTCGATGAGCGGGACTTTCTCGATGTCTCGCATGGAGACGAGAATGCGATTGTCGATTTCAAGTATTCGGCTTCGCCTAAGGTGACGTGGTGGTTCGATCATCATTTGAGTGCGTTTTTGACGCCTGAGGATCAGAAGGATTTTGAGCGCGGACAGGCGGATGGGTCGCAGGTGATGTGGAAGTTCTTTGATCCGAGCTATACCTCATGCACAAGCTTTATTGCGCATATCGGGAAGACGAAGTTCGGGTTCGATGTAGCGCCGTTGGCAGAGCTGATCAAGTGGGCCGATATTGTGGACGGTGCGAAGTATGAGAGCGCGAAGGCTGCGGTTGAGATGGCTGCTCCTGCGATGAAGTTGACGATGGTGATCGAGAGCACGCAGGATGATTCTCTGGTGAAGCGGCTGATTCCGCTGCTGACGGAGATGCCGCTGCAGGAGGTGCTCGACCAGCCGTTTGTGCAGGAGTTGCTGGGTCCGCTGATGGAACGGCATTGGGCGGGGCTGGAGCTGATCCGGTCGCGAGCTTCGCTGGATAAGGGTGTGATTACGTTTGATATCACCGACCAGCCGACCGAAGGTTATAACAAGTTCATCCCCTACTATTTGTTTCCTGATGGGACTTATAACGTTGGGTTGAGCAAGTCTTCTTTTCGGACGAAGGTTGCGGTGGGGACGAATCCGTGGACGCCTCTGCCTGCAGAGAAGCTGGTGAATCTAGCGGCGATTTGCGAGCGGTATGGGGGCGGCGGTCATGCGCGGGTGGGGGCGGTCAGCTTTCCTCCGGACCGCGAGGACGAGGCTCGAAAGGCTGCGGGAGAGATTGCTGCGGAGTTGCGGGAGAGAGGCTTCGTGTCCTAA
- a CDS encoding CPBP family intramembrane glutamic endopeptidase — protein MNEFTPETPSAPEAPVPSALHRIFIGQDGLRPGWGLLTFVILFFLLVRAAGFLAHLIHLLPMRAPGAVRPDPAPLFTIISEAIPFLVVALVSWIMSRIERRPVGVYGLGGQRKLPLFLVGAFWGALFLSMLVLILWKTGLLIVDMRLLFGSDVLRYAAVWLTGFLVVGLLEEYLTRGYLQYTLTRGLAALYRFAFKTRHSTALGFWSAALILSILFGAGHGNNPGESPIGLVAAGLAGLVFCLSLWRTGSLWWAIGFHAAWDWAQSFLYGVADSGTMVKFHLLATHPVGKPILSGGATGPEGSIFILPILFLVSLVIIYTLPHTNPLANDGGDLINLKTSSLDAEA, from the coding sequence TTGAACGAATTCACCCCAGAGACCCCCAGCGCACCCGAGGCTCCCGTTCCATCGGCCCTCCACCGCATCTTCATCGGTCAGGACGGCCTCCGTCCCGGCTGGGGCCTTCTGACATTCGTCATTCTTTTCTTCTTGCTCGTCCGCGCCGCCGGATTCCTCGCTCACCTGATCCACCTTCTGCCGATGCGCGCACCCGGAGCCGTCAGGCCCGATCCCGCCCCCCTCTTCACCATCATCTCCGAGGCCATTCCCTTCCTCGTCGTAGCCCTCGTCAGCTGGATCATGTCCCGCATCGAGCGCCGCCCCGTCGGCGTCTATGGCCTCGGCGGCCAACGCAAACTGCCGCTCTTCCTTGTCGGAGCCTTCTGGGGAGCCCTCTTCCTCTCTATGCTCGTCCTCATCCTCTGGAAGACCGGCCTCCTCATCGTCGACATGCGCCTTCTCTTCGGCAGCGACGTTCTCCGCTACGCAGCAGTATGGCTCACAGGCTTTCTCGTCGTCGGTCTGCTCGAGGAGTACCTCACCCGCGGCTATCTTCAGTACACACTCACCCGCGGCCTCGCTGCCCTCTACCGCTTCGCCTTCAAGACTCGCCACAGCACAGCACTCGGCTTCTGGAGCGCCGCCCTGATCCTTTCCATCCTCTTCGGCGCCGGCCACGGCAACAACCCCGGCGAATCCCCCATCGGGCTCGTCGCCGCCGGACTCGCCGGCTTAGTCTTCTGCCTCAGCCTCTGGCGCACCGGCTCCCTCTGGTGGGCCATCGGCTTCCACGCAGCATGGGACTGGGCACAATCCTTCCTTTACGGAGTGGCCGACAGCGGCACGATGGTCAAATTCCATCTGCTGGCCACGCACCCCGTCGGCAAGCCAATCCTCAGCGGCGGAGCCACCGGCCCTGAAGGCAGCATCTTCATCCTGCCGATCCTCTTCCTCGTCTCGCTTGTCATCATCTACACCCTGCCCCACACCAACCCACTCGCAAACGATGGCGGCGATTTGATCAACCTCAAAACCTCAAGCCTGGACGCTGAAGCCTAA